A part of Microbacterium terregens genomic DNA contains:
- a CDS encoding Rieske 2Fe-2S domain-containing protein, whose product MGMPTKTANSIKVGVVGDIDEDEALVVPRATAGTLDDIAVIFSDGRYFAIDDTCTHEQTSLAEGWIEAGCVECPLHSSTFRLTDGAVLSPPAQRGVVAHTIEVVGEDLMLTPNPERLA is encoded by the coding sequence ATGGGGATGCCGACGAAGACCGCTAATTCGATCAAGGTGGGTGTCGTCGGAGACATCGACGAGGACGAGGCGCTGGTGGTTCCGCGCGCGACCGCAGGCACACTCGACGACATCGCAGTGATCTTCAGCGACGGCCGATACTTCGCGATCGACGACACATGCACGCACGAGCAGACCTCCCTCGCCGAGGGGTGGATCGAGGCGGGGTGCGTGGAGTGCCCGCTGCACTCGTCCACGTTCCGGCTCACTGATGGTGCGGTGCTCTCACCCCCGGCGCAGCGGGGTGTCGTGGCGCACACCATCGAGGTCGTGGGTGAGGATCTGATGCTCACCCCGAACCCCGAGCGCCTGGCGTGA
- a CDS encoding NAD(P)/FAD-dependent oxidoreductase produces the protein MSDHRRIVIVGGGIAGWTVASSLREGGYDGAITVIEREPACYDRPPLSKTALVDRSPLAALAFADDAKLVELRIDARVGRTVTRLDAANLSVLLDDGESLIGDAVVLATGALARVPSFPGAHLPGVSTLRTYADAATLQALIGRTVAVVGAGLIGAEAAAALRQAGSEVVLIDPNEVPGIRAFGPTMAEHLHGMHAAHGVDTRADSIAGVTTAGGRLRVALTRGGSIDVDGVLVGTGIVIDTALAEAAGLEVDEGIVVDDAGRTSAPRVFAVGDATRRRLPGDLAASRGHWEAARLDGRAVAAEILNSTPEPRGADWFWSDRYGSHIEVVGDMTGDGREVVRPGPHPTAFRIDGGLLVGACSVDDPMAVRAARRLIDRSVLLSADQLTDPNLPLRSLVPRG, from the coding sequence GTGAGCGACCACCGACGAATCGTCATCGTCGGCGGGGGGATCGCGGGGTGGACCGTCGCCTCGTCCCTGCGCGAAGGCGGCTACGACGGAGCGATCACGGTCATCGAACGAGAGCCGGCCTGCTACGACAGACCACCGCTGTCGAAGACCGCGCTCGTCGATCGCTCCCCCTTGGCCGCGCTGGCGTTCGCCGACGATGCGAAGCTCGTCGAGCTTCGCATCGATGCACGCGTCGGCCGCACCGTGACGAGACTGGATGCCGCGAACCTGTCCGTGCTCCTCGACGACGGCGAAAGCCTCATCGGCGACGCGGTGGTCCTGGCGACCGGCGCGCTCGCACGGGTGCCTTCTTTTCCCGGTGCTCACCTGCCCGGTGTGAGCACGCTGAGAACATATGCGGATGCCGCGACCCTCCAGGCGCTCATCGGCCGCACCGTGGCCGTGGTCGGTGCCGGGCTCATCGGTGCGGAAGCGGCCGCGGCCCTCCGCCAGGCCGGTTCGGAGGTCGTGCTGATCGACCCGAACGAGGTGCCCGGCATACGAGCCTTCGGCCCCACCATGGCAGAGCACCTTCACGGGATGCACGCCGCGCATGGCGTCGACACGCGCGCGGACAGCATCGCCGGTGTCACGACAGCAGGCGGAAGACTCCGCGTCGCGCTCACGCGCGGGGGTTCGATCGACGTGGACGGAGTCCTGGTGGGAACGGGGATCGTCATCGACACCGCTCTCGCAGAGGCGGCAGGCCTCGAGGTCGACGAAGGCATCGTCGTCGACGACGCGGGCCGCACCTCGGCACCGCGCGTCTTCGCCGTCGGCGACGCGACGCGCCGGCGCCTGCCCGGCGACCTCGCCGCCTCCCGAGGTCATTGGGAAGCGGCGAGGCTGGACGGTCGAGCGGTCGCGGCGGAGATCCTGAACTCCACCCCGGAACCGCGCGGGGCCGACTGGTTCTGGTCAGACCGCTACGGGAGCCACATCGAGGTCGTCGGAGACATGACCGGAGACGGTCGTGAGGTCGTGCGACCTGGTCCGCATCCCACCGCCTTCCGGATCGATGGCGGCCTGTTGGTCGGCGCATGCAGCGTCGATGACCCGATGGCCGTGCGCGCGGCACGGCGGCTGATCGATCGCTCGGTGCTACTCAGCGCCGACCAGCTCACCGATCCGAACCTGCCGCTGCGCTCACTGGTGCCCCGGGGCTGA
- a CDS encoding oxygenase MpaB family protein, giving the protein MTDVYPSRSLADAPRADDGYYGPDSVSWRVFSDPGSMLGAKNAIFLQMLEAGMMTHFERVSVTSDGPEAMAARFDRTSAYLRDAVFADKAHSDAAAAHVDKLHDRSSWTNPETGEVVSAKQPAWQRWTWWTYIWSAVRGYQEFGPGLSTADADRVVVESRLGAQKLFVPGPYFDTFAELDEYIKSDLNTKSLTIFAALAGHSLRHPDVKGPVAKWVTRQVLNGVLSLLPPSALLFYALEDRSAKELARGARFTKWIAKLSRKNQTAEQLMAQAIGDSIAKPYQKVRVKKSAGAPVSPGAPVSAAAGSDR; this is encoded by the coding sequence ATGACGGACGTCTACCCAAGCCGATCACTGGCCGACGCACCACGCGCTGACGACGGGTACTACGGTCCCGACAGCGTTTCGTGGCGGGTCTTCTCCGATCCCGGCTCGATGCTGGGGGCGAAGAACGCGATCTTCCTGCAGATGCTCGAGGCGGGCATGATGACCCACTTCGAACGCGTTTCTGTGACCAGTGACGGCCCGGAGGCGATGGCGGCCCGGTTCGACCGGACCTCCGCCTATCTGCGCGACGCGGTCTTCGCCGACAAGGCGCACTCGGATGCCGCGGCAGCACATGTGGACAAGCTCCACGACCGCTCCTCGTGGACCAACCCGGAGACCGGCGAGGTGGTGAGCGCGAAGCAGCCGGCGTGGCAGCGCTGGACCTGGTGGACGTACATCTGGTCGGCCGTGCGCGGTTACCAGGAGTTCGGACCGGGCCTGTCCACTGCGGACGCCGACCGAGTCGTGGTCGAGTCCCGGCTGGGCGCACAGAAGCTGTTCGTCCCGGGGCCGTACTTCGACACCTTCGCGGAGCTGGACGAGTACATCAAGAGCGACCTGAACACCAAGTCGCTGACCATCTTCGCCGCTCTGGCCGGCCACTCGCTCCGTCATCCCGACGTGAAGGGTCCCGTCGCGAAGTGGGTCACCCGTCAGGTGCTCAACGGCGTGCTCTCGCTGCTTCCCCCGAGCGCGCTGCTTTTCTACGCGCTGGAGGACCGCAGTGCGAAGGAGCTCGCCCGAGGCGCACGGTTCACCAAGTGGATCGCGAAGCTCTCCCGCAAGAATCAGACCGCCGAACAGCTCATGGCGCAGGCCATCGGCGACTCGATCGCGAAGCCCTATCAGAAGGTCCGTGTCAAGAAGTCGGCCGGAGCGCCAGTCAGCCCCGGGGCACCAGTGAGCGCAGCGGCAGGTTCGGATCGGTGA
- a CDS encoding TM2 domain-containing protein, whose protein sequence is MTGNAPAALPGWYPVPGGGNRFWNGREWTPDVIGAPDAKAEFAALAPDLPAPRTVVLAPRPQVPLYPPPQAHASVVPRTPSAGWYPGPAGMMQWWDGQMWGPYAPQAARPAKEIGIAYLFFFLLGGVAAHRFYLGRTGSAVLLLCLWMGGWLLSPILIGIPLVIAGGIWLLVDLFLLPSMVREANTLRMNVPSASPRP, encoded by the coding sequence ATGACAGGCAACGCCCCGGCCGCACTGCCTGGTTGGTATCCCGTCCCCGGCGGCGGCAATCGTTTCTGGAACGGGCGTGAGTGGACCCCCGACGTCATCGGCGCCCCCGATGCGAAGGCGGAGTTCGCGGCGCTCGCACCCGACCTGCCCGCACCGCGCACGGTGGTGCTGGCACCGAGGCCCCAGGTGCCTCTCTACCCGCCGCCGCAGGCTCACGCCTCCGTCGTGCCGCGGACCCCATCCGCCGGCTGGTACCCCGGCCCGGCCGGGATGATGCAGTGGTGGGACGGGCAGATGTGGGGGCCATACGCACCACAGGCGGCACGTCCGGCGAAAGAGATCGGCATCGCGTACCTCTTCTTCTTCCTGCTGGGCGGAGTCGCGGCACACCGCTTCTACCTGGGGCGCACCGGCTCGGCTGTGCTTCTGCTGTGCCTCTGGATGGGCGGTTGGCTGCTGTCTCCCATCCTCATCGGGATCCCGCTCGTCATCGCGGGCGGCATCTGGCTGCTCGTGGACCTGTTCCTCCTCCCGTCGATGGTCCGAGAGGCGAACACCCTCCGCATGAACGTGCCCAGCGCGAGCCCGCGGCCGTAG
- a CDS encoding phosphotransferase: MPEASEFADLARFRDQRDDPVPDVVFTLHPEPELVWRNELGGLTYRVGDRYVKWSPRTAGIELARERNRLLWLEGRHPAPRVAAYGEDHEAEWLVTDGLAGEHAVGDTWRERPSEAITAIAHGLQAIHAVPVDDIARGWESWLLRTPPELGTRPPILNPVLVHGDACAPNTLISHDGAWVGNVDFGDLAVGDRWADLAIASMSLDWNFGEGHQDEFFAAYGTGRDDERIRYYRALWDLES, encoded by the coding sequence ATGCCGGAAGCGTCTGAGTTCGCGGATCTGGCTCGGTTCCGCGATCAGCGAGATGATCCCGTGCCCGACGTGGTCTTCACGCTTCATCCCGAACCTGAACTCGTGTGGCGGAACGAGCTGGGCGGTCTGACCTACCGAGTGGGCGATCGGTACGTGAAATGGAGCCCACGCACAGCGGGCATCGAGCTCGCCCGCGAACGCAACCGGCTGTTGTGGCTCGAGGGTCGGCACCCCGCACCGCGAGTCGCGGCGTACGGGGAAGATCACGAGGCCGAGTGGCTCGTAACGGACGGCCTCGCCGGCGAACACGCCGTAGGCGATACCTGGCGCGAGCGACCATCGGAGGCGATCACGGCCATCGCGCACGGACTGCAAGCGATCCACGCCGTGCCCGTCGACGATATAGCGCGGGGATGGGAGTCGTGGCTCCTGCGCACGCCGCCCGAACTTGGGACGAGGCCGCCGATCCTCAACCCCGTGCTCGTACATGGGGACGCATGCGCGCCGAACACTCTGATCTCCCATGACGGCGCATGGGTCGGCAATGTGGATTTCGGCGACCTCGCCGTCGGCGACCGATGGGCTGATCTCGCGATCGCGTCAATGAGTCTGGACTGGAACTTTGGCGAAGGCCACCAGGACGAGTTCTTCGCGGCCTACGGAACCGGACGCGATGACGAACGCATCCGGTATTACCGCGCGCTGTGGGATCTCGAATCCTGA
- a CDS encoding DMT family transporter, whose translation MAPRMRSEPVVDLLLLGVAAVWGASFLAAKDLAAETGVPAAVALRFLVAAAATWLICLARRERLPRGRGLVIAACLGCSQAAVIGLETWGVHLTSATNAGLLISLALVMTPVLDGMASRSWLPRSYFAAAVAAVVGVALLVSEGGLRTPTVGDGLVIAAATVRAIHVTASAHLTRGSAEGTFGVVLVQMVVCAAVFTAMAGPELPAAAAQLDAHQWANVLFLGLLCSVFAFIVQLWAVRRTSASRASILMGTEPVWALLVGVLIAGEAIGPLGIGGAVLIVAASYAGQAIERRHRQQIADTAPSQFRSVP comes from the coding sequence ATGGCACCTCGTATGCGCTCCGAACCCGTCGTCGATCTGCTCCTGCTCGGCGTCGCCGCAGTCTGGGGTGCCAGCTTTCTTGCGGCGAAGGATCTTGCCGCCGAGACAGGTGTACCCGCGGCCGTCGCCCTGCGCTTCCTCGTCGCCGCAGCCGCGACGTGGCTCATATGCCTCGCGCGAAGGGAACGACTCCCACGGGGGCGAGGTCTTGTGATCGCCGCCTGCCTGGGCTGCTCGCAGGCTGCCGTCATCGGGCTCGAGACCTGGGGCGTGCACCTGACCTCCGCGACCAATGCGGGGTTGTTGATCAGTCTGGCGTTGGTGATGACTCCCGTCCTGGATGGCATGGCGTCCCGGTCGTGGCTACCACGGTCGTACTTCGCCGCCGCCGTCGCTGCCGTGGTCGGCGTTGCGCTCCTCGTCTCCGAGGGCGGCCTCCGCACACCGACCGTCGGTGACGGCCTCGTGATCGCCGCCGCGACCGTCCGAGCCATCCACGTGACGGCAAGCGCGCATTTGACGCGCGGCAGCGCGGAGGGCACCTTCGGCGTGGTGCTCGTCCAGATGGTCGTCTGCGCAGCCGTATTCACCGCCATGGCCGGACCCGAGCTGCCCGCCGCCGCCGCACAGCTCGATGCGCACCAGTGGGCGAACGTGCTCTTCCTGGGTCTGCTGTGTTCCGTGTTCGCCTTCATCGTGCAGCTCTGGGCGGTGAGGCGCACCTCGGCTTCCCGCGCGAGCATCCTGATGGGAACCGAACCGGTGTGGGCCCTGCTCGTCGGAGTCCTCATCGCCGGCGAAGCGATCGGACCGCTCGGAATAGGCGGCGCTGTCTTGATCGTCGCCGCGAGCTATGCCGGGCAAGCCATCGAGCGCCGGCACCGACAGCAGATCGCCGACACGGCCCCCAGCCAATTTCGAAGCGTGCCCTAG
- a CDS encoding LysR family transcriptional regulator yields the protein MDPARLRLLRELGDRGSVAAVATALHVSASALSQQLTALQAGIPVPLTVKQGRRLVLTEAGEALAVASARVDEALAQARDAVGSFLDQEERPVTVSAFHSAGLALYGPLLTELGTGPRVSLADADVAQDKFAGLAADYDLVIAHRLAHDPAWPTARLVVTQLLVEPLEIALHAGHPLAAYPGIRPEQLRDERWISTHEGFPLTGVLAHLGAMIGQAPQIDHRINEFSVAAEVVRTGAAIAVMPRTTAAPLAVNGMVLRPVTGVSLVRHVDALARPDAIAHGPVRRVLSALQEVAAVATRQASTP from the coding sequence ATGGATCCTGCCCGCCTACGTCTTCTTCGCGAGCTAGGGGACCGGGGCAGTGTCGCGGCCGTCGCGACCGCGTTGCACGTCAGCGCATCCGCCCTGTCCCAGCAGCTCACGGCATTGCAGGCCGGCATACCGGTCCCACTGACCGTAAAGCAGGGGCGCCGACTCGTGCTGACGGAAGCCGGTGAAGCGCTTGCGGTCGCCTCGGCACGCGTCGACGAGGCCCTCGCTCAGGCCCGAGACGCCGTCGGGTCTTTCCTTGACCAGGAAGAACGACCCGTCACCGTCTCCGCATTCCACAGCGCCGGTCTCGCGCTGTACGGCCCGCTTCTCACCGAGCTGGGCACAGGCCCGCGTGTCTCCCTCGCGGACGCCGACGTCGCGCAAGACAAGTTCGCCGGCCTCGCCGCGGACTACGACCTCGTCATCGCGCACCGTCTCGCGCACGACCCCGCATGGCCGACTGCACGCCTGGTCGTGACACAGCTTCTCGTCGAACCGCTCGAGATCGCCCTGCACGCCGGGCACCCCTTGGCGGCGTATCCCGGCATCAGACCTGAGCAGTTGCGGGATGAGCGTTGGATTTCCACCCACGAGGGATTCCCCCTCACCGGTGTGCTCGCCCATCTAGGAGCCATGATCGGCCAAGCTCCTCAGATTGATCACCGCATCAACGAGTTCTCCGTCGCCGCCGAAGTCGTCCGCACCGGGGCGGCGATCGCGGTGATGCCACGAACGACTGCCGCCCCACTGGCGGTCAACGGGATGGTGCTACGCCCGGTCACGGGCGTCTCACTCGTCCGCCACGTCGACGCGCTCGCCCGCCCAGACGCCATAGCGCACGGCCCCGTCCGCAGGGTCCTATCGGCACTACAAGAAGTTGCCGCCGTCGCCACACGACAAGCGAGCACGCCATAA
- a CDS encoding pyridoxamine 5'-phosphate oxidase family protein, which translates to MTYEMLNFGAARELSASHDADERRHADSARPAYRCGVSSLTPADRELLSRPLQAMVTVQPARRRWPAPRPVWFELTNSDAIQIFSFASTTRVARLREVPRASIVVAAPLGEAEQWVSLEGSVTLTTEGAYELAERLTLRYYAGEPAKLAVLDDWRAAELVRIVFSPERVSRYAV; encoded by the coding sequence TTGACCTATGAGATGCTCAACTTTGGAGCAGCCAGAGAACTCTCTGCAAGCCACGACGCGGACGAACGGCGCCACGCTGATTCGGCGCGACCCGCTTATCGGTGCGGCGTGAGCAGTTTGACGCCAGCTGATCGAGAACTGCTCTCACGGCCGTTGCAAGCGATGGTGACCGTGCAGCCAGCGCGTCGCAGATGGCCAGCGCCGCGGCCGGTGTGGTTTGAGCTAACGAACTCGGACGCGATTCAGATATTCTCGTTCGCCTCTACAACGCGCGTCGCCCGCTTGCGAGAGGTTCCTCGCGCATCGATCGTTGTGGCCGCGCCCTTAGGAGAAGCCGAGCAGTGGGTGTCGCTCGAAGGGTCAGTGACCTTGACCACTGAAGGTGCGTACGAACTGGCTGAACGATTGACGCTCCGGTACTACGCAGGCGAGCCTGCGAAGCTTGCCGTTCTGGACGATTGGCGCGCCGCCGAGCTGGTGCGGATCGTATTCTCGCCTGAGCGTGTATCGCGCTACGCGGTCTAG
- a CDS encoding DUF6578 domain-containing protein, whose protein sequence is MTRVWLADWEWECCGDPFAVGDDVDFGVVTRDPSSVLAETLGAALAATVDALESHHEAEFTDRVRGRVRAVHRVTYEVIERRTLRRPGHGAPPTAQMPANGAEWPMARHELGNGVFVGSRPFRYVIEVVPVPGSAALETVFGVRLPAPSQDGFAPSAADLTTDAPAERSSRSHIGWLVDIEEPERAEDRLSRPRSD, encoded by the coding sequence ATGACTCGCGTGTGGCTGGCGGACTGGGAGTGGGAATGCTGCGGGGACCCCTTCGCGGTCGGTGATGACGTCGACTTCGGAGTCGTGACGCGAGACCCGTCATCGGTGCTGGCTGAAACGCTCGGTGCCGCGCTCGCCGCTACCGTAGACGCGCTCGAATCGCACCATGAGGCTGAGTTCACCGATCGGGTTCGGGGTCGCGTCAGGGCGGTCCATCGTGTTACTTACGAGGTCATCGAGCGGCGGACGTTGCGCCGTCCTGGTCATGGTGCGCCGCCCACCGCCCAAATGCCGGCGAACGGCGCAGAGTGGCCGATGGCGAGGCATGAGCTGGGAAATGGCGTGTTCGTGGGATCGAGGCCGTTCCGGTACGTGATCGAAGTCGTGCCCGTCCCTGGTTCGGCCGCGCTGGAGACCGTTTTCGGGGTACGGCTACCCGCACCGTCACAGGACGGGTTCGCGCCGTCTGCCGCCGATCTGACGACTGACGCGCCGGCCGAGCGATCATCGCGCTCACATATCGGTTGGCTCGTCGACATCGAGGAACCCGAGCGCGCGGAGGACAGACTTTCGCGACCGCGCTCCGATTGA
- a CDS encoding AraC family transcriptional regulator, which produces MIAELNHLVEYVDAHLDEEIDIAGVASRLGTTEYHLRRMFSSLAGMPLSEYIRRRRMSVAAADVIGEGDLLTVSVRYGYGSAEAFTRAFRSVHGVSPGDVRRDGGPLHTQPQLRFRLTVEGKTPMDTRITDRPAFRFIGHSARVPLIHEGANPHIQAFIASLPDAEHARLKELSSTEPAGLLQVSADVDPDYTEGSELTYLHGVAVTDTTPAPDDLDAIDVPAGTWAVFRADGEYPKVLQETWAATANDWFPSNPWRLRPGPSIVAILDRAADFSTASTELWLPIERA; this is translated from the coding sequence GTGATCGCAGAGCTGAACCACCTCGTCGAGTATGTCGACGCTCACCTCGACGAGGAGATCGACATCGCCGGTGTGGCTTCTCGACTCGGCACAACGGAGTATCACCTCCGCCGGATGTTCTCATCGCTAGCGGGGATGCCGCTCTCGGAGTACATCCGGCGGCGCCGCATGTCGGTTGCCGCAGCGGATGTCATCGGTGAGGGCGACCTGTTGACGGTTTCGGTCCGCTACGGGTACGGGTCGGCCGAAGCGTTCACCCGGGCGTTTCGATCCGTGCACGGCGTCAGTCCCGGCGACGTGCGTCGCGACGGTGGCCCCCTTCACACGCAACCGCAGCTCAGGTTCCGCCTGACCGTCGAAGGGAAAACCCCCATGGATACTCGCATCACCGACCGCCCCGCGTTCCGCTTCATTGGGCACTCTGCCCGAGTGCCGCTCATCCACGAAGGTGCCAACCCGCACATCCAGGCCTTCATCGCGTCGCTGCCGGACGCCGAGCACGCTCGTCTTAAGGAGCTGAGTAGCACCGAGCCCGCAGGGCTACTTCAGGTCAGTGCCGACGTCGACCCGGACTACACCGAAGGCAGCGAACTGACCTACCTCCACGGCGTCGCCGTCACCGACACGACCCCGGCACCCGATGACCTCGACGCAATCGACGTTCCGGCCGGCACCTGGGCGGTCTTTCGCGCCGACGGCGAGTACCCGAAAGTTCTGCAGGAAACGTGGGCGGCTACCGCGAACGACTGGTTCCCGTCCAACCCGTGGCGACTTCGGCCAGGTCCCTCCATCGTCGCCATCCTCGATCGCGCCGCCGACTTCAGCACAGCAAGCACCGAACTGTGGCTACCGATCGAACGCGCCTAA
- a CDS encoding PrsW family glutamic-type intramembrane protease produces MTENPMTSLRAASARPDPSFVRRPAFWIYLIAVIAGLAIMISRLALVSAEPSVSLAIWVGVVIQAGALLLWGWLILPRRRARLATVLFSVLIGLSFAPAASVLILNVCEMFGANRLIAAAFVEEPVKASAVVIVLVMLRAALQGPVDGLIVGFFVGFGFAVIEDVLYTAGATNGQAAWLLVVTRAMTQLGGHALWTTIIGAALAYVVLTHGRRWGLVLAAFAFAILLHLTWNTVGALVGGPLSIAVTAVVVVITIVGFFRVRRWSVDFENRAES; encoded by the coding sequence ATGACTGAGAACCCGATGACGAGCCTGCGCGCGGCATCCGCTCGGCCCGACCCCTCATTCGTGCGACGGCCGGCGTTCTGGATCTACCTGATCGCCGTGATCGCCGGTCTGGCGATCATGATCTCGCGGTTGGCGCTGGTCTCCGCGGAGCCGTCGGTCTCGCTCGCAATATGGGTCGGGGTCGTGATCCAGGCTGGGGCGCTGCTGTTGTGGGGATGGCTGATCCTGCCCCGGCGACGCGCGCGCCTGGCGACGGTGCTCTTTTCCGTGCTCATCGGACTCTCGTTCGCGCCGGCAGCATCTGTCCTCATCCTGAACGTCTGCGAGATGTTCGGCGCGAACCGGCTGATCGCCGCAGCGTTCGTAGAAGAACCCGTCAAGGCCAGCGCAGTCGTCATCGTGCTGGTCATGCTGCGCGCGGCTCTGCAGGGGCCGGTCGATGGACTGATCGTCGGGTTCTTCGTGGGCTTCGGCTTCGCCGTGATCGAAGACGTGCTGTACACCGCGGGCGCCACCAACGGGCAGGCAGCCTGGTTGCTCGTCGTGACCCGTGCAATGACCCAACTCGGCGGCCACGCCCTCTGGACCACGATCATCGGCGCCGCGCTGGCGTACGTGGTACTGACGCACGGGCGGCGCTGGGGGCTCGTGCTGGCCGCGTTCGCATTCGCGATTCTTCTTCACCTGACCTGGAACACGGTCGGGGCGCTCGTCGGCGGGCCTCTATCGATCGCGGTGACAGCTGTCGTCGTGGTGATCACGATCGTGGGGTTCTTCCGGGTTCGGCGATGGAGCGTGGACTTCGAGAACCGCGCGGAAAGCTGA
- a CDS encoding dihydrofolate reductase family protein gives MRPLRYSINVTLDGCVHHEAGLAPDEESMRYWTAEMQRADALLFGRVTYEMMESAWRQPATGTWPDWMNDWEIPFAETIDRAKKHVVSSTLSGADWNAELVRGDVGQAVRRLKQEPGEGLWVGGVTLPLALADLGLIDEYEFVVQPVLAGHGPTLLAGLRERIPLELVDRHEFRSGAVALRYRTAYATA, from the coding sequence ATGCGACCGCTTCGATACTCGATCAACGTCACACTCGACGGCTGCGTCCATCACGAGGCGGGGCTCGCCCCCGACGAGGAGTCGATGCGCTACTGGACTGCTGAGATGCAACGAGCCGATGCCCTGCTCTTCGGCCGGGTGACCTACGAGATGATGGAGTCGGCGTGGCGGCAGCCGGCCACGGGCACGTGGCCCGACTGGATGAATGACTGGGAGATCCCGTTCGCCGAGACCATCGACCGGGCGAAGAAGCACGTCGTGTCGAGCACGCTGAGCGGGGCCGATTGGAATGCCGAGCTGGTGCGAGGCGACGTGGGGCAAGCGGTCCGCCGGCTCAAACAGGAGCCAGGCGAGGGCCTGTGGGTGGGCGGAGTGACGCTCCCCCTGGCACTGGCAGATCTGGGACTGATCGACGAGTACGAGTTCGTCGTGCAGCCGGTCCTTGCCGGACACGGGCCGACGTTGCTGGCCGGTCTGCGCGAGCGCATCCCGCTCGAGCTCGTGGATCGCCATGAGTTCCGGTCGGGAGCGGTCGCCCTGCGATACCGGACCGCGTACGCAACGGCGTGA
- a CDS encoding DsbA family protein codes for MSSDESPNVPAERDRRHAVREKAQQVQAQQSRARVVRTASVVTALIAVIAIAAVVVVWAVSSAASKPLLKPANVTDDGFVVTTVSGVGAPTDSGSVSSESPGALGTVPTDEEPLAEPATPAPAETEQPVVDIRVYVDYLSTGSHDFQVANVQQLSKWVSEDAATLTYYPVAMLTAKSNGTKYSLRAASAAACVATHSPDTFFAFNNALLGQQPAVDSDGYTDVELADMAIASGSDSPKVVRSCIEKESFSSWAKSATERALQGLPDTKGVALTGTPMVLVNGMPYVGALDDPKEFAQFVLTSASDAYYKTPTPTPTPTVTPTPATTP; via the coding sequence ATGTCGAGCGACGAATCCCCGAACGTTCCCGCTGAGCGGGACCGCCGTCATGCGGTGCGCGAGAAGGCGCAGCAGGTTCAGGCGCAGCAGTCGCGAGCCCGCGTGGTCCGCACCGCATCGGTCGTCACCGCGCTGATCGCCGTCATCGCCATCGCGGCGGTCGTCGTGGTCTGGGCCGTCTCTTCGGCGGCGTCGAAGCCGCTTCTGAAGCCCGCCAACGTCACCGACGACGGGTTCGTCGTGACGACGGTCTCCGGAGTCGGTGCACCCACAGACTCCGGGTCCGTCAGCAGCGAGTCACCCGGAGCACTCGGAACGGTACCCACCGACGAAGAGCCGCTCGCCGAGCCGGCCACGCCGGCTCCGGCCGAGACCGAGCAGCCCGTCGTCGATATCCGCGTCTACGTCGACTATCTCTCGACCGGCTCGCACGACTTCCAGGTCGCCAACGTTCAGCAGCTGTCGAAGTGGGTCAGTGAGGACGCCGCGACGCTGACCTATTACCCGGTTGCGATGCTGACGGCCAAGTCCAACGGCACCAAGTACTCGCTGCGTGCGGCCAGCGCTGCGGCGTGCGTCGCCACGCACTCGCCGGACACGTTCTTCGCTTTCAACAACGCGCTGCTGGGTCAGCAGCCCGCCGTGGATTCCGATGGGTACACCGACGTGGAGCTTGCCGACATGGCGATCGCCAGCGGATCGGACTCGCCGAAGGTCGTGCGCTCCTGCATCGAGAAGGAGTCGTTCTCATCGTGGGCCAAGTCCGCGACCGAGCGCGCCCTCCAGGGTCTGCCCGACACCAAGGGGGTCGCCCTCACCGGCACGCCCATGGTGCTCGTCAACGGGATGCCGTACGTCGGTGCTCTCGATGACCCGAAGGAGTTCGCTCAGTTCGTGCTGACAAGCGCGAGTGACGCGTACTACAAGACGCCCACCCCGACTCCGACCCCGACCGTCACCCCGACGCCCGCGACCACGCCGTAG